DNA sequence from the Candidatus Planktophila sulfonica genome:
AACTTCTGGTGCAATGTGATCCCATGGCATCTGCACGTTTGTGTAAATAGGCTTATCAAAAAATACATCGCTCGTTGGTTGCATCGTCCACAATCCAGGAACCGGAATCTTGCTCCAACGCTTGCGCACGTTCTCGGTTGGTGAGTGCAGTAGCTGGAAGCGCCAAGTGCCATCTAGTGAAAGAGTTTCGAAGTGCTCGATATGAAGCATTCCAAGTCGGTTGATTGAATTTGTCTCGGGGCTCATCCAGTAGTTAGGCAACATGTCGGCAATCCTCTCACCCCACTGCGCTTAAATGAATGTAAAAAAAGGTCACGAAAAGGTTGCTTTTTAGGGTGAAAATCTACGATTTTTACAATCTGCCAATAACTGCCATAATTACGCCCGCAGTACGCCTCCCTAGCTCAGTGGTAGAGCAGCTCACTTGTAATGAGCAGGTCATCCGTTCAATCCGGATGGGGGGCTCCAGTATTACTCCATCGATTACGGAAGGAGTCACAATGTCTAATAACTCATTTCCTCACGAATCTTTCGATGATCTCTTGGCAGCAAATGCTGAATACCAGAAGACATTTAAATACTCCGGACTTACAGGTTCAGCTGCAAAAGGCTTAGCAATCGTCACCTGTATGGACTCACGTATCAATCCATTGTCAGTCATTGGATTGCGATCAGGAGATGCCAAGATTCTTCGCAACGCAGGAGCTCGAGTCACAGAAGACGTAATTCGTACCTTGGTTCTTGCTACCTATCTTCTCAACGTCAATCGCATCTTGGTGATGCCACATACTGATTGCAAGATGGCTGAAAATGATGAAGCTGATTTCCATAAGCTGATTGATGAGCAATATGGCGTCAACACATCAAGTCTTGAATTTCGCACATCGCGCGATCAGCGTGGATCTCTTGCAAGCGATTTAAACCGTATTCGTTCTTACCCATTGTTGCGCGAAGGCGTTGTTGTTGCTGGCGCTATTTACGATGTAAAGACAGGAACAATCGAACCTTTTGAAGGTTAATTAATTTGCAGGGTTAGTTCTGCGAATTGGCATTTTGGTAATTGGATAACTTAAATCTTCCAAGAACTCTCTAATCAATAGCTGAACCAGAGCTGGTTTTTCCTTCACTAGGCCATGTGAAGTTCCAGGAAGAATCGCCAGCTGGCCAAGTGGAATATTCTCAAAGAGTTCGATGGTGTGGGTATGTGCGATGACATCGTCATCACCTGCCATAACCAGTACTGGGCACTCGATATTGTGCAGATCCTTGCTTGTTAAATTCGGTTCGCTGTGCCAAATTGCCATCATGCGCACAATCTTTTCGGCCAGAGTCTCTGGTGCATCTGGCGAGGTTTGGTTGTATTCAGCTTGATCTTCAGCTGAAACAACGCCATCAAAGTCAGGTAGCGGCAAGGTACCGCTGTGGTGAAAGTTTGCTCCCAGTGTGACAACAGAACGAACTAAGTCAGGGCGTCTAATTGCAACAAGGAGCGCGATGATGCCACCGTCGCTATACCCGATGAGATGTGCTGGTTCTGTTACAACAGTTTCCAAATAAGCGATTGCTTCTTTAACTTGGTAATCAAAGTGCAAGCTACCTTCGCGATCACCGGTGAAACCATGTGCGGTGCGGTCGTATCCAAAGACATGGAATTGATCTTCGATGGCAGGAAGCATGTTCTGATCCCAATGCGATGTCTGGCTTAAACCACCGTGGAGCAATAAGACTGCTTCGCCATTGTTATCCCATTCGTATGAATAGACCTGATGGCCATCAACGTTTAGGTATTGCGGCATTGTTAGAGCGTATCCATGATGTGGCGGTTGCCGCGATCGAATGTGAGGTAGTTCCAAGTCCAGTCAGCGATAGTGCCGATCTTGTTACGTCCACCTAAGAGATAGAACAAGTGAAGCCATAACCATGCGTACCAAGCGAGTGGGCCTGACATTCTAAATTTACCGACTTCAACAACTGCTTTGTGGCGACCGATAGTGGCCATCGAGCCCTTATCAATATATTTAAATGGCTTCAGAGCAACACCAGCATGCTTGCGCAGGATCTGCTTTGCAACCCACTTACCTTGCTGCATCGCAACCGGTGCAACCATTGGATAGAAGCGTCCATCAGCGTTCTTGGAACCGTTGATATCACCAATCGCCCAGATATTTGGATAGTGATTTACTTCCAAG
Encoded proteins:
- a CDS encoding beta-class carbonic anhydrase — encoded protein: MSNNSFPHESFDDLLAANAEYQKTFKYSGLTGSAAKGLAIVTCMDSRINPLSVIGLRSGDAKILRNAGARVTEDVIRTLVLATYLLNVNRILVMPHTDCKMAENDEADFHKLIDEQYGVNTSSLEFRTSRDQRGSLASDLNRIRSYPLLREGVVVAGAIYDVKTGTIEPFEG
- a CDS encoding alpha/beta fold hydrolase codes for the protein MPQYLNVDGHQVYSYEWDNNGEAVLLLHGGLSQTSHWDQNMLPAIEDQFHVFGYDRTAHGFTGDREGSLHFDYQVKEAIAYLETVVTEPAHLIGYSDGGIIALLVAIRRPDLVRSVVTLGANFHHSGTLPLPDFDGVVSAEDQAEYNQTSPDAPETLAEKIVRMMAIWHSEPNLTSKDLHNIECPVLVMAGDDDVIAHTHTIELFENIPLGQLAILPGTSHGLVKEKPALVQLLIREFLEDLSYPITKMPIRRTNPAN